A region from the Microcella frigidaquae genome encodes:
- a CDS encoding ISL3 family transposase codes for MGVPTLLQRKDLDVSHSISGCASCASACAVFAIDGFHVTGVVARADVLVLDIETGHDAVGCPGCGVLAEGRGRRVHELADAPAFGLPVRVRWSKRLWRCHEGGCSVRTFSETHPFAMARAKVTARAVGWAVGMLQTDDTTVAALARRLRVGWHTLWRAIAQHAGDGLDDPDRLGGVVTLGVDEHIWKPSRRGYDRAVTSMVDLTRDEHGQVRARLLDVVPGRSGTAYAAWLRTTPEGFVPTVEHAALDPFRGYANAIRDELPDAVAVLDAFHVVRLGVKALDEVRQRVQQDTLGHRGRKGDPLYAIRGLLRHGAEHLTERQHARLRAALVAGDPTCEVEIAWHCYQQLRSVYHQDRAADGRLIAEQILDGFHTCPIPEIARLGRTLRNWRQQFLAYFDTGGVSNGGTEAINLIIEKTRRLAHGFRNFNNYRLRILLAAGGHKPWRTTATPAS; via the coding sequence ATGGGAGTTCCTACACTCCTCCAACGGAAAGACCTCGACGTGTCTCACTCTATTTCTGGGTGCGCTTCGTGCGCGTCTGCTTGCGCCGTGTTCGCGATCGACGGGTTCCATGTGACCGGGGTCGTCGCGCGCGCTGACGTGCTCGTCCTCGACATCGAGACGGGCCATGACGCGGTCGGCTGCCCGGGTTGCGGGGTCCTTGCGGAGGGGCGGGGGCGGCGGGTGCATGAGCTTGCGGACGCTCCGGCGTTCGGGCTGCCGGTGCGGGTGCGCTGGTCCAAGCGGCTCTGGCGATGCCACGAAGGCGGCTGCTCGGTGAGGACGTTCTCCGAGACGCACCCGTTCGCGATGGCGCGGGCGAAGGTCACGGCTCGAGCGGTCGGCTGGGCTGTCGGGATGCTGCAAACGGACGACACAACCGTCGCGGCGCTGGCCCGGCGGTTGCGGGTCGGCTGGCATACACTCTGGCGGGCGATCGCTCAGCACGCCGGTGATGGCCTCGATGATCCTGATCGGCTCGGCGGGGTGGTCACCCTCGGCGTCGATGAGCACATCTGGAAGCCGTCCCGGCGCGGCTACGACCGGGCGGTGACCTCGATGGTCGATCTGACCCGCGACGAACACGGGCAGGTGCGGGCCCGCCTGCTCGATGTGGTTCCCGGCCGGTCCGGCACCGCCTACGCCGCCTGGCTGCGCACCACACCTGAAGGATTCGTGCCGACGGTCGAGCATGCCGCGTTGGACCCGTTCCGCGGCTACGCCAACGCCATCCGTGACGAACTGCCCGACGCGGTCGCGGTGCTCGACGCATTTCACGTCGTCCGGCTCGGGGTGAAGGCCCTCGACGAGGTCCGGCAACGCGTCCAACAGGACACCCTCGGCCATCGCGGCCGGAAGGGCGACCCGCTCTACGCCATCCGCGGGCTGCTGCGCCACGGAGCCGAACACCTCACCGAACGGCAACACGCCCGCCTCCGCGCCGCGCTGGTCGCCGGCGACCCGACCTGCGAGGTCGAGATCGCCTGGCACTGCTACCAGCAGCTGCGTTCCGTCTATCACCAGGACCGGGCAGCAGACGGACGCCTCATCGCCGAGCAGATCCTCGACGGCTTCCACACTTGCCCGATCCCCGAGATCGCCCGCCTCGGCCGGACCCTGCGGAACTGGCGACAACAGTTCCTGGCCTACTTCGACACCGGCGGCGTCTCCAACGGCGGCACCGAAGCGATCAACCTCATCATCGAAAAGACCCGCCGACTCGCCCACGGATTCCGCAACTTCAACAACTACCGACTCCGCATCCTGCTCGCCGCCGGCGGCCACAAACCCTGGCGCACGACCGCTACCCCCGCTTCATGA
- a CDS encoding carbon-nitrogen hydrolase family protein, with protein MPITERKYTAAAVQAAPVWFDLQATVDKAVALIQEAAANGARLIAFPETWVPGYPSYIYGSAEWDHAESKEVHRLLMENSLTVPGPELDRIRKAAAEANAMIVIGINEREDRYSRGTLYNSMVYISDTGELLGVHRKLIPTHAERMIWGSGDGSGLHVFDTNLGRVGGLICWEHWMPLTRYAMHAQGEQVHIATWPEVPELHHLASRSYAFEARSFVICVGSYLTLDQIPEEFPRREAMLAGGDFGGEPGVLLPGGSGIIGPDGDWVSGPVANSEVIVYGEIDLDRVNEEQLAFDAAGHYNRTDIFQLTVDDRPQFPALWLSEQHGSAGSVDPVRESGSSS; from the coding sequence ATGCCCATCACCGAACGCAAGTACACCGCCGCTGCGGTCCAAGCCGCACCCGTCTGGTTTGACCTGCAGGCGACCGTCGACAAGGCGGTCGCGCTCATCCAGGAGGCTGCCGCGAACGGGGCACGTCTCATCGCGTTCCCCGAGACCTGGGTGCCCGGCTACCCGTCCTACATTTACGGGTCGGCCGAATGGGACCACGCCGAGTCGAAGGAAGTCCATCGGCTGCTGATGGAGAACTCCCTGACCGTTCCGGGCCCGGAGCTCGACCGGATCCGCAAAGCAGCCGCCGAGGCTAACGCCATGATCGTCATCGGGATCAACGAGCGCGAGGACCGGTACTCCCGCGGAACGCTCTACAACTCGATGGTGTACATCTCGGACACCGGCGAGCTTCTGGGCGTGCACCGCAAACTGATCCCCACTCACGCGGAGCGGATGATCTGGGGGTCTGGCGACGGAAGCGGTCTCCACGTCTTCGACACCAACCTCGGCCGAGTAGGCGGCCTCATCTGCTGGGAACACTGGATGCCGCTCACCCGGTACGCCATGCATGCCCAAGGTGAGCAGGTGCACATTGCCACTTGGCCGGAGGTCCCGGAACTTCATCATCTCGCCAGCCGGAGCTACGCCTTCGAAGCGCGAAGCTTCGTCATCTGCGTCGGCTCCTATCTGACGCTAGATCAGATCCCAGAGGAGTTCCCGCGCCGTGAAGCGATGCTCGCCGGCGGCGACTTCGGCGGAGAGCCCGGAGTGCTCCTCCCCGGAGGCTCCGGTATCATCGGTCCGGACGGCGACTGGGTCAGCGGCCCTGTCGCGAACTCCGAAGTGATCGTCTACGGCGAGATCGACCTGGACCGTGTCAACGAGGAACAACTCGCGTTCGACGCGGCCGGACACTACAACCGGACGGACATCTTCCAGCTGACTGTCGATGACCGTCCCCAGTTCCCCGCCCTATGGCTGAGTGAACAGCACGGCAGTGCCGGATCGGTCGACCCGGTCCGGGAATCTGGCTCTTCGTCATGA
- a CDS encoding APC family permease gives MSAKDHITDGAEPKRLRGRLGLWAIVFIVVAGAAPLTVVGGPVPLAFAIGNGAGVPAMFIITGAILVLFAVGFTAMAKYVRTAGAFYSYAHEGIGRRVGIGTGYVALLSYLSLYVGMFGLLGPAIGSLVHSLGGPDLPWWSWSVIALVAVGVVGYRSIEFSGVILGVLLIAEVIVVIVLDTAIAFTGAHGQGLSTGFLNPETIFSGAPGVAFLFAILGFIGVEATMVFRDEARDPDRNMPRATYISVIFIAAFYAVTSWLMVSGVGEATIVGVAAESPDTLLPDLMEQYVGKLGADIVLALFVTSILACILTFHNIVARYVFSLSARDLLPRKLSAVHPRFGSPSTASVMVSFAAAIAIILAVVLGLDAVGEFYTWLVGLASLGYVVLLVVTTAAVIAFFARHREIPMHPFRKLIAPLLALVGLFAALVLILVNLMTLVGDNVVVAVSVIVLLIAAFLLGPIVGALRPNSAKQEPITTSATPAVTVPSAQQ, from the coding sequence ATGTCTGCCAAGGATCACATCACCGATGGAGCTGAACCGAAGCGGCTGCGAGGCCGCCTCGGGCTTTGGGCTATCGTCTTCATCGTCGTGGCTGGTGCTGCGCCGCTCACCGTCGTCGGCGGCCCGGTACCGCTGGCGTTCGCGATCGGTAACGGGGCGGGCGTCCCGGCGATGTTCATCATCACCGGCGCGATCCTCGTTCTGTTCGCGGTCGGCTTTACCGCGATGGCGAAGTACGTGCGAACCGCCGGCGCGTTCTACTCCTACGCGCACGAAGGCATCGGCCGCCGCGTCGGTATCGGCACCGGGTACGTCGCGCTGCTGTCGTACCTTTCGCTTTACGTCGGTATGTTCGGGCTCCTCGGCCCGGCGATCGGATCGCTCGTGCACTCGCTCGGCGGCCCGGATCTGCCCTGGTGGAGCTGGTCCGTGATCGCGCTCGTCGCCGTCGGCGTCGTTGGCTACCGCAGCATCGAGTTCTCCGGCGTGATCCTCGGCGTCCTCCTTATCGCCGAAGTTATCGTGGTCATCGTTCTGGACACCGCGATCGCCTTCACCGGCGCGCACGGGCAAGGTCTGTCCACCGGATTCCTAAACCCCGAAACGATCTTCTCCGGAGCCCCCGGCGTGGCGTTTCTGTTCGCGATCCTCGGCTTCATCGGCGTCGAAGCGACCATGGTATTCCGCGACGAAGCCCGCGACCCGGACAGGAACATGCCCCGCGCCACCTACATCTCCGTCATCTTCATCGCCGCGTTCTACGCGGTCACTAGCTGGCTCATGGTGAGCGGTGTCGGCGAAGCCACGATCGTCGGCGTCGCCGCAGAGTCGCCCGACACCCTGCTCCCGGACCTCATGGAACAGTATGTCGGCAAGCTCGGCGCGGACATCGTGCTGGCGTTGTTCGTGACGAGCATCCTCGCCTGCATACTCACGTTCCACAACATCGTCGCACGGTACGTCTTCTCGCTCTCCGCTCGAGACCTCCTGCCTCGCAAGCTCAGTGCAGTCCACCCCCGATTCGGCTCGCCGAGCACGGCGTCGGTCATGGTGAGCTTCGCGGCCGCCATCGCGATCATCCTCGCCGTCGTGCTGGGACTCGACGCCGTCGGAGAGTTCTACACCTGGCTCGTCGGACTCGCTTCGCTCGGCTACGTCGTGCTGCTCGTCGTCACCACCGCCGCCGTGATCGCATTCTTCGCCCGCCACCGCGAGATCCCGATGCATCCGTTTAGGAAGCTCATCGCCCCGCTGCTCGCACTCGTCGGGCTGTTCGCGGCGCTCGTTTTGATCCTCGTCAACCTGATGACCCTCGTCGGCGACAATGTCGTCGTCGCCGTCTCGGTCATCGTGCTGCTGATCGCCGCGTTCCTGCTCGGCCCGATCGTGGGCGCCCTCCGACCGAACTCCGCGAAGCAGGAACCGATCACGACAAGCGCCACCCCCGCCGTGACCGTTCCGTCCGCACAGCAATAG
- a CDS encoding transposase, with translation MQGYNAQTAATTQQIVVAAEVTATTNDQPHFVPIAMAVSENLAEAGAGKVGTFVADAGYWTGANGTADVGAEVLIATRKPPWRQAERPDDHKITILAKVNRGELSQRQAGDILGVSYTWVRDMTKRYFGKDGPRQARTAQPEPDEWIPVIERLARGEISKRAATDELQVSAGRVNTMLAHVRGEAVDPEIARHAMDAKLATEAGTDAYRKRQHSIEPVFGNVKGNLGYRRFTRRGMTAVHAEWRLICSVHNLLKLRTATTA, from the coding sequence ATGCAGGGATACAACGCGCAGACCGCCGCGACGACCCAGCAGATCGTCGTCGCCGCGGAGGTCACCGCGACCACGAATGACCAGCCCCACTTCGTCCCGATCGCCATGGCGGTGTCGGAGAACCTCGCCGAAGCCGGCGCCGGGAAGGTCGGGACGTTCGTCGCCGACGCGGGCTACTGGACAGGCGCGAACGGCACCGCCGACGTCGGCGCGGAGGTGTTGATTGCCACGCGGAAACCACCCTGGAGGCAGGCTGAGCGACCGGACGACCACAAGATCACGATCCTCGCGAAGGTCAACCGCGGGGAGCTGTCGCAACGACAGGCCGGGGACATCCTCGGCGTCTCCTACACCTGGGTCAGAGACATGACCAAACGCTACTTCGGCAAAGACGGCCCCAGACAAGCCCGCACCGCCCAGCCCGAACCCGACGAATGGATTCCCGTGATCGAACGACTCGCCCGCGGAGAGATCTCCAAACGCGCCGCCACCGACGAGCTGCAGGTGTCCGCGGGCAGGGTCAACACCATGCTCGCCCACGTCCGAGGCGAGGCCGTCGATCCCGAGATCGCCCGCCACGCCATGGACGCCAAACTCGCCACCGAAGCCGGCACCGACGCCTACCGGAAACGACAGCACAGCATCGAACCCGTCTTCGGGAACGTCAAAGGCAACCTCGGCTACCGACGCTTCACACGACGAGGCATGACCGCCGTCCACGCCGAATGGCGCCTGATCTGCAGCGTCCACAACCTACTCAAGCTCCGCACCGCGACCACCGCCTGA